The genomic region TATCCCAGTAAGCAAGGTTGTGTTTACACTCAAATTGGAGTTTTGAGAAATTCGATATTTCGTATTGGTAAAAGCCGCCAGTTGATAGTTTCTCCACTATCAGTGAGTAGTATTTGCTGAAGGTTTCTTCTGAAGGAAGAGCGTATTTCTTTTCTTTAAACAGTCTATGGAACGGGGTTTTCTCGTAAATGGTTAAAGCGTAAGTTGACACGTGTTTTAATGGAAATTTCATGAGGGTTTTAAGGTCTTTCTCCATACTTTTTTCGTCCTGTCCCGGAATCCCGAAAATCAGGTCTATGGAAACATTATCAAAAATAGATATTGCTGTTTCTATACTTTTAATTCCTTTTGTTCCCGTGTGTCTTCTTTTTAGGATTTTTAAAAGTGAGTCGTCAAAAGTTTGTATTCCAAGACTTATTCTGTTTACACCAGCAGATTTTAAACCTTTAAGGTATTCATGGTTTACATCGTCAGGATTGACTTCTACAGTTATCTCTTCTGCTTCCGGGAATAAGGAGATTATATGCTCAAAAAATGAAGGTGGCATTAGGGAGGGAGTACCTCCCCCAAAATATATGGTTTTAGGCTTTACCCTTAGTTTTTTCAATTTAAGTTCTTCTTTTAGTAGATTTAGATAACATTCAGGTTCTACTTTACCTGTTGTAGAGTAGAAATCACAGTAGGGACATTTTGTCCGGCAAAATGGTACATGTACGTAGAGGTGACCCACTTCCATCTTATTTGAAACTGTAAGAAATGGTTATTACTGGTAGTGGGACAAAGTTGGCACCAAAGAGCTTGCTGAAGAAGTATAATCCACCACCTACAGAAAAGACACCACTTTCGCCTGTAGGGTCGTTCCCGTCTGGAAGGTCGTACTCTGCACCGCCGCCGAAGTATGGATAAATTACCATGGTTGTTCCCCCTTCAAGGTATGGATGGACCGCCTGCAGTTCATCTTTTACGGTGAAATAGTATCTGAAGGCGAATCCTAATCCGGCACTTATTCCGAAAAGGTACTTTGGAGTACCGTTGTCGTTTCTCTCAATTCTTCCTGCAATGATGGTATCAAGTCCTACGCGCCACTGATTCCCCGGAAGATTGAAAGATGTCTTTGTTTTACCTGTTGCGTTTTCCTCGGCATGGCTTTTTTGCGGTATTCCGGTAACCAACAGCAGTATTGCGACAGTGAGGGCTGCTATCTTTTTCATGGTTCCTCCCTTATAGAATGTTCTGTAAAAGTTATAATTGCATTATAAGACACCTACTATAAATATGGAGGGTTTTTGAAAATGGACAATAGAGACGTTCTCTGGTTAAGGGAGGTGACTCTGGAGGATGTTCATCTTGTAGGGGGAAAGAATGCCTCTCTGGGGGAAATGCTTAATGCACTTTCTTCAAAAGGAATTAACGTACCTGACGGTTTTGTCGTGACAGCTCATGCTTACTTTAGATTTGTAGATTTTAACAACCTGAGGGATAAGATAATAGAAGTTATAAGCTCTATTGACATTAAAGATGTTGAGGATCTTCAAAGAAAAGCCGGTGTTATAAGGGCTCTTATAAGGGAAGGGAAATTTCCTGAAAATATGGAGAAAGAAATCCTTGAGTACTACCGTGCTCTTGGTGAGAAGTACAACATGGAAAACGTTGATGTTGCCGTTCGTTCTTCTGCTACGGCTGAGGATCTTCCGGATGCGTCGTTTGCCGGCCAGCAGGATACCTATCTAAATATAAGAGGGGAATCTGCCCTTCTTGATGCGGTAAAGCGTTGTTTCGCTTCACTTTTCACGGCGAGAGCCATATCTTACCGCGAAAGTTTTGGTTTTGATCACTTTAAAGTAGGTATTTCGGTGGGTGTTCAGAAAATGGTTCGTTCTGACCTTGGTGCTTCTGGGGTCTGTTTTTCTCTCGATACAGAAACGGGATTTAAGGATGTTGTTTTGATAACGGGTATTTACGGCCTTGGTGAGTTGATAGTTGGTGGTGAGGTTGTTCCAGATGAATTTTTGGTTTTTAAGCCAACTTTAAAGAAAGGTTACAGGGCAATAATAGAGAGAAAACTTGGGGATAAAGAGAAAAAACTTATCTACACAGACGACGGTGAGGGAACTGTAGTGGATATTGTTCCTGAGGAAGAAAGAAAAAGGTTTTGCCTTTCGGATGAAGAAGTTTTAAAGCTTGCTGATTGGGTTCTAAAGATAGAAGAACACTATTCAGAGCTTCACGGTAGATGGTGTCCCATGGATGTTGAGTGGGCAAAGGATGGGATAAGTGGGGAGCTTTTTATTGTTCAGGCTCGTCCAGAAACTGTTCAGTCAAGGAAAGACAGGAGTAAACTCACTGTTTATAAAATAGAACTTCCCCGGGAAGAGAGAGAGGAGAGGCGAATCCTTAAAGGAATTGCTGTCGGGAACAAAATAGCAAGTGGAAAAGTTAGAAAGCTTTCATCCCCTGAAGATGCTTCAAGTTTTAAAGAAGGTGAGATACTTGTTGCCGAGATAACAGATCCTGACTGGGAACCTATTATGAAGAAAGCAGCCGCTATTGTTACTGAAAGAGGCGGAAGAACCTGTCATGCTGCCATTGTTGCGAGAGAACTTGGTGTTCCTGCAGTTGTTGGAGCTAAAGGCGCACTTGATCTTCTATCAGATGGTCAGACAGTTACTGTCTCCTGTGCAGAGGGGAGCGACGGATATGTCTATGATGGTGAGATACCGTATTCCGTTGAAGAGGTTGATATTTCTGAAATTCCCGAGGTTAAAACACCAATCATGTTTAACGTTGCAACACCAGAAAAGGCTTTTGAACTTTCCTTTTTGCCGAATGATGGTGTAGGCCTTGCAAGAGAGGAATTTATAATAAATAATTACATCGGTATCCACCCTCTTGCTCTTTTGCACTTTGACTTTATTGCAGAAAGGGATCCGGAAGTTGCTAAAGTTATAAATGAGAGAACGTTTGGATACGATAATTTAGTTGATTTTTACGTTGATAAACTTTCCTACGGAATTGCCAGGATAGCGGCTGCTTTCTATCCAAAACCTGTTATAGTCAGATTTTCCGATTTCAAATCAAACGAGTATGCAAATCTTTTAGGCGGTTCTTACTTTGAACCTAAGGAAGAAAACCCGATGCTTGGATGGCGGGGTGCATCAAGGTACTATTCA from Desulfurobacterium sp. TC5-1 harbors:
- the hemW gene encoding radical SAM family heme chaperone HemW, translating into MEVGHLYVHVPFCRTKCPYCDFYSTTGKVEPECYLNLLKEELKLKKLRVKPKTIYFGGGTPSLMPPSFFEHIISLFPEAEEITVEVNPDDVNHEYLKGLKSAGVNRISLGIQTFDDSLLKILKRRHTGTKGIKSIETAISIFDNVSIDLIFGIPGQDEKSMEKDLKTLMKFPLKHVSTYALTIYEKTPFHRLFKEKKYALPSEETFSKYYSLIVEKLSTGGFYQYEISNFSKLQFECKHNLAYWDMKNYLGIGPSAASLLANKYQKNVDNYFAYKNAISSGKVIYKEEVNLSREEVFKIKLAMGLRKTNGVNLKVEEEKVVRNSIEKSPFLQNLLNSRILILEKRKLKLNPEFLFVSSYLISRIGEEIIFPA
- the ppsA gene encoding phosphoenolpyruvate synthase, which translates into the protein MDNRDVLWLREVTLEDVHLVGGKNASLGEMLNALSSKGINVPDGFVVTAHAYFRFVDFNNLRDKIIEVISSIDIKDVEDLQRKAGVIRALIREGKFPENMEKEILEYYRALGEKYNMENVDVAVRSSATAEDLPDASFAGQQDTYLNIRGESALLDAVKRCFASLFTARAISYRESFGFDHFKVGISVGVQKMVRSDLGASGVCFSLDTETGFKDVVLITGIYGLGELIVGGEVVPDEFLVFKPTLKKGYRAIIERKLGDKEKKLIYTDDGEGTVVDIVPEEERKRFCLSDEEVLKLADWVLKIEEHYSELHGRWCPMDVEWAKDGISGELFIVQARPETVQSRKDRSKLTVYKIELPREEREERRILKGIAVGNKIASGKVRKLSSPEDASSFKEGEILVAEITDPDWEPIMKKAAAIVTERGGRTCHAAIVARELGVPAVVGAKGALDLLSDGQTVTVSCAEGSDGYVYDGEIPYSVEEVDISEIPEVKTPIMFNVATPEKAFELSFLPNDGVGLAREEFIINNYIGIHPLALLHFDFIAERDPEVAKVINERTFGYDNLVDFYVDKLSYGIARIAAAFYPKPVIVRFSDFKSNEYANLLGGSYFEPKEENPMLGWRGASRYYSEKFRKAFGLECIAIKRVREEMGLDNVIVMIPFCRTPEEGRKVLEVMKEYGLERGKNGLKVYVMCEIPSNVILAERFSEIFDGFSIGSNDLTQLTLGLDRDSELVASIYDERNEAVKFMVASVIEKAKKLGRKVGICGQAPSDYPEFAEFLVEKGIDTISINPDALLKTRKAVAEIERKLGL